In Ruminococcus sp. HUN007, a genomic segment contains:
- a CDS encoding amino acid ABC transporter substrate-binding protein — translation MSGRRAFKLAAGFCTAAVLVFAGVFVYRNTENKKDTQDDRSLDLVLESNELIIGLDTEFPPMGFVNESGEIVGFDIDLAQEVCDRLGVELVKQPIDWDYKEEYLYTGAIDCIWNGFSVTPERAAEMNLSDPYLKNTLIFVVTEQSTIKNMSDLKGKTVGVQSGSSAKEALEESYLASDINIRFFDDNLEMTNELKNNGIDAAFFDSIMAYYFLLSDNEQYYVLPDSLGEEEIAVAFRNDDYSLRNKVQEILYEMKSDGTLAEISKKMVRL, via the coding sequence ATGAGCGGACGGAGAGCGTTTAAACTCGCGGCAGGATTTTGTACTGCCGCGGTTTTGGTATTTGCAGGTGTATTTGTATACAGAAATACTGAAAATAAGAAAGATACACAGGATGACAGATCGCTCGACCTGGTTCTGGAATCTAATGAGCTTATTATTGGTCTTGATACCGAATTTCCTCCTATGGGATTTGTCAATGAATCAGGTGAAATAGTCGGGTTTGATATTGATCTTGCTCAAGAAGTATGTGACCGGCTTGGCGTTGAACTTGTAAAGCAGCCTATTGACTGGGATTATAAGGAAGAATATCTTTACACCGGAGCGATTGACTGCATATGGAACGGATTTTCCGTTACACCGGAACGAGCAGCGGAAATGAATCTTTCTGATCCGTATTTGAAAAATACCCTTATTTTCGTTGTTACGGAACAAAGCACCATAAAGAATATGAGTGACTTAAAAGGAAAAACTGTCGGGGTACAGTCCGGTTCATCGGCTAAAGAAGCGCTGGAAGAATCGTATCTGGCTTCGGATATCAATATAAGATTTTTTGATGACAATCTTGAAATGACTAATGAACTTAAGAATAACGGTATTGATGCAGCGTTTTTTGATTCTATTATGGCGTACTATTTTCTTTTATCAGACAATGAGCAGTATTATGTTCTTCCGGACAGCCTCGGTGAAGAAGAAATCGCTGTTGCGTTCAGAAATGATGATTATTCACTCAGGAACAAAGTTCAGGAGATACTCTATGAAATGAAGTCAGACGGAACACTTGCAGAGATATCAAAAAAAATGGTTCGGCTGTGA
- a CDS encoding suppressor of fused domain protein, translated as MNNIASTGWDLIEREFLRIYPGQNDPLHFAAMIKWRFGGNDPLDGISIYEGKDYWHFVTFGLSELYEKVSDNHELSGYGYEMTFKLKKDNYDDLNKEIRCVCQILQTLARITFQKGVVFGPNEFIRTGQTVGIDSKGESDIRGFICISDPSVNTIDTPNGKVAFIEMVGMTEDELLSLSTRDSVKKIYSKLGSDITDYKRKSVLLNIPAERTVPDITSVSSSVSTPVTKSETSPEEKPEQKTVSSTEQDKSKDDHSSLRLDTVQRIKPEGAKHYLKGERTDITDCDEVRISLKYDSAEAGADPDVYAFMLRENGKAERDEDLVFFGSKLSPDGAVEDLSENSGHTVSFKPALLSLDIYHVLVCFSVYGDDEKMNFSKIKNPAAVIDLFGFGGSGEFKLELSSEKTVEVVEFYRHNDRIKMKTIGSGYFTGIEKLCEKLGIETQ; from the coding sequence TCAGAATTTATCCCGGTCAGAATGATCCGCTGCATTTTGCGGCTATGATAAAATGGCGTTTCGGCGGAAATGATCCGCTTGACGGAATAAGCATTTATGAAGGAAAAGACTACTGGCACTTCGTAACGTTTGGCCTTTCGGAACTGTATGAAAAAGTATCCGATAATCATGAATTAAGCGGATACGGCTATGAAATGACATTCAAGCTTAAGAAGGATAACTACGATGATCTTAACAAGGAAATAAGATGTGTCTGTCAGATTCTTCAGACTTTAGCACGTATTACATTTCAGAAAGGTGTAGTTTTCGGACCGAATGAATTTATCCGCACCGGTCAGACGGTCGGCATAGATTCAAAGGGAGAGTCAGATATCAGAGGATTTATCTGTATTTCAGATCCTTCCGTTAATACAATCGATACACCAAACGGAAAAGTTGCATTTATTGAAATGGTCGGCATGACGGAAGATGAACTGCTTTCTCTTTCGACTCGTGATTCAGTGAAAAAAATCTATTCAAAACTCGGAAGCGATATTACCGATTATAAAAGAAAATCCGTATTGCTGAACATTCCGGCTGAAAGAACGGTTCCTGATATAACATCAGTATCTTCTTCTGTGAGTACTCCGGTAACAAAATCTGAAACATCTCCTGAAGAAAAACCTGAACAGAAAACAGTGTCTTCAACTGAACAGGATAAGAGTAAAGATGATCATTCTTCATTAAGGTTGGATACTGTTCAGAGAATAAAGCCGGAAGGCGCTAAGCATTACCTGAAAGGTGAGCGGACAGATATCACCGACTGTGATGAGGTGAGAATAAGCCTTAAATATGACAGTGCCGAAGCTGGAGCAGATCCGGATGTATATGCATTTATGCTGCGTGAAAACGGGAAAGCCGAACGTGATGAGGATCTTGTATTTTTCGGCAGCAAACTGTCACCGGACGGAGCGGTCGAAGATCTTTCTGAGAATAGCGGTCATACCGTGTCATTTAAACCGGCGCTGTTGTCGCTAGATATTTATCATGTCCTTGTATGTTTCTCGGTATACGGGGATGATGAAAAGATGAATTTCAGCAAGATCAAAAATCCTGCGGCGGTTATAGATTTGTTCGGATTCGGAGGGTCAGGAGAATTTAAACTTGAACTGAGTTCGGAAAAGACGGTTGAAGTTGTAGAATTCTATCGCCACAATGATCGCATAAAAATGAAAACAATCGGGTCCGGATATTTTACCGGAATAGAAAAGCTGTGCGAGAAACTTGGGATTGAAACTCAATAA